The following are from one region of the Coffea eugenioides isolate CCC68of chromosome 2, Ceug_1.0, whole genome shotgun sequence genome:
- the LOC113757045 gene encoding berberine bridge enzyme-like 24, which translates to YILQILSSSFAGSVQIHDGFVQCLASQNSSSISDIIYTPENSSYLSILQSSAQNLRSASISSSEPAYILTPCVESQIQAAIYCAKKLGIQIRVRSGGHDYEGLSYISRIPFVIVDLRNLSSISVDTENYAAWVQAGATLGELYHRVAEKSRRLAVVGGTCHTVGVGGHFSGGGYSMMSRKFGMAVDHIIDAKIIDVNGQILDRNSMGEDLFWAIRGGGGASFGIIVAWKISLVSVPENVTIFNVTKTMDQNAIELVHKWQYIADKIDPNLSIRLEFNAVSSPQDGNRTIRVSFLALFLGGVDDLLYLMQQSFREMGLVKEDCSEMSWIESTLFFASLPRDESIDVLLSRTPVYRLYFKGKSDFVRHPISVNGLKGMLQRILEEDSTNAYRSLQFSPYGGRLSEILESATSFPHRGGNVYIIHYWAAWSREYNNAENTREMKWIRRIYKYMDPYVSKSPRAAYLNYRDLDLGVNNIDGITSYEKASIWGTKYLKQNFDRLMEVKTMVDPGDFFKNEQSIPPLSEGCLRASTSESGSSPCERIRQ; encoded by the exons tatatattacaAATCTTATCATCTTCCTTT GCTGGTTCAGTTCAAATTCATGATGGTTTTGTCCAATGCCTTGCATCACAAAACTCAAGCTCAATATCTGACATTATTTACACCCCAGAAAACTCATCATATCTGTCCATTTTGCAATCCTCAGCGCAGAATTTGCGATCCGCATCAATCTCATCCTCAGAGCCAGCTTACATTCTTACACCATGTGTTGAATCCCAGATTCAGGCAGCAATTTATTGTGCCAAGAAACTGGGCATTCAAATTCGAGTCCGAAGTGGTGGACATGACTATGAAGGTCTTTCTTACATTTCAAGAATCCCATTTGTCATTGTGGATCTCAGAAACCTCAGCTCGATATCTGTTGACACAGAAAACTATGCTGCATGGGTTCAAGCTGGTGCAACTTTGGGCGAACTCTATCACAGGGTTGCTGAAAAAAGTAGGAGACTAGCTGTTGTCGGCGGTACTTGTCACACGGTAGGTGTGGGAGGGCACTTCAGTGGAGGAGGATACAGCATGATGTCGCGCAAATTCGGGATGGCTGTTGATCACATCATTGATGCCAAAATCATTGATGTTAATGGTCAAATTTTGGATAGAAACTCCATGGGAGAGGATCTCTTTTGGGCCATTAGAGGCGGTGGAGGAGCAAGTTTTGGGATTATTGTTGCATGGAAAATAAGCCTAGTTTCGGTTCCAGAAAATGTGACAATTTTTAACGTAACCAAGACAATGGATCAAAATGCAATTGAGCTAGTACACAAGTGGCAATACATTGCTGACAAGATTGATCCAAACCTATCAATCAGGCTTGAATTTAATGCTGTATCTTCTCCCCAAGATGGAAACAGAACGATCAGAGTATCGTTTCTTGCTTTATTTCTTGGCGGAGTTGATGATCTCCTTTATTTGATGCAGCAAAGCTTCCGCGAGATGGGCTTGGTAAAAGAAGATTGCAGCGAGATGAGCTGGATTGAGTCCACACTCTTCTTTGCATCATTACCCAGAGACGAATCCATTGATGTTCTTCTAAGCAGGACTCCAGTGTATAGGCTGTACTTCAAGGGGAAATCCGACTTTGTTAGGCATCCCATTTCAGTAAATGGTCTAAAAGGAATGCTCCAAAGAATTTTGGAAGAAGATAGTACTAATGCATATCGTTCGCTACAGTTCAGTCCTTATGGAGGAAGGCTGAGTGAAATCTTAGAATCTGCGACATCTTTCCCTCATAGAGGAGGGAATGTTTACATCATTCACTATTGGGCTGCCTGGAGTAGAGAATACAATAATGCAGAAAATACGAGAGAAATGAAGTGGATCAGAAGGATTTACAAATACATGGATCCCTATGTTTCAAAGTCCCCAAGAGCTGCCTATTTGAACTACAGGGATCTTGATTTGGGAGTCAACAATATTGATGGCATCACAAGCTATGAAAAAGCAAGCATTTGGGGAACTAAGTATTTGAAGCAAAATTTTGACAGATTGATGGAGGTAAAGACTATGGTGGATCCAGGAGATTTCTTTAAGAACGAGCAAAGCATTCCACCATTATCAGAAG GTTGCCTTCGAGCCTCTACTTCTGAGTCCGGTAGTTCACCTTGTGAGAGGATTCGGCAGTAG
- the LOC113762488 gene encoding GDSL esterase/lipase At5g45920-like, producing the protein MRPKIYLFGDSITEYSFAEGGWGAALTNHFSRRVDVVLRGFSGYNTRWALKVIDKAFPPASAAGSGGDEAEAEAPLAVTVFFGANDACLPDQYGAFQHVPVDEYKQNLRSIFSFFKRRWPKTHVVLITPPPIDEAARLLNPYGEIKLGLPERTNEAAGSYAIACLSVASECQTPAIDLWTKMQQIPGWQTAFLCDGLHLTERGNRIVFEEVVAKFEEQGLRLETLPADFPLFTDIDPNDPLKAFET; encoded by the exons ATGAGACCAAAGATATATCTTTTTGGTGACTCCATCACTGAATACTCTTTTGCTGAAGGTGGATGGGGTGCTGCTCTTACCAATCATTTTTCTCGCAGG GTTGATGTGGTGTTGAGAGGGTTTAGTGGGTACAATACGAGGTGGGCTTTGAAGGTGATAGACAAGGCGTTTCCTCCGGCATCGGCGGCTGGCAGTGGCGGCGACGAAGCAGAGGCAGAGGCACCATTGGCTGTGACGGTGTTCTTTGGTGCAAATGATGCTTGTCTTCCTGATCAATATGGTGCCTTCCAACACGTGCCTGTTGATGAGTATAAGCAGAATCTTCGCtccatcttttcctttttcaag AGACGATGGCCTAAGACTCATGTTGTGCTGATCACACCTCCACCCATTGATGAAGCTGCACGCCTATT GAACCCATATGGTGAGATCAAGCTGGGCTTGCCCGAGAGGACAAATGAAGCGGCTGGCAGTTATGCCATAGCTTGTCTTTCTGTTGCATCCGAATGTCAAACACCAGCTATAGATCTTTGGACCAAAATGCAGCAAATTCCTGGCTGGCAAACTGCTTTCCTATG TGATGGTTTACACCTTACTGAGCGGGGCAACAGGATTGTTTTTGAAGAAGTCGTTGCAAAGTTCGAGGAACAAGGCTTGAGGCTGGAAACTCTGCCAGCTGACTTTCCACTCTTTACAGACATTGATCCAAATGATCCCCTTAAAGCTTTTGAAACTTGA
- the LOC113763656 gene encoding CDGSH iron-sulfur domain-containing protein NEET-like, giving the protein MASMASASVAPAGFSYGRPPFSASEKLRRTVVVRAEAINPGIRKTEDKVVDSVVIAELNKPLTAYCRCWRSGTFPLCDGSHVKHNKATGDNVGPLLVKKQ; this is encoded by the exons ATGGCGTCCATGGCTAGTGCAAGCGTAGCTCCTGCTGGATTCTCATACGGCAGGCCTCCATTTTCTGCTTCAGAGAAGCTGAGGAGAACGGTGGTGGTGAGGGCTGAAGCCATAAACCCAGGTATCAGGAAGACCGAAGACAAAGTGGTGGACTCTGTTGTTATCGCCGAACTGAACAAGCCTCTCACTGCTTACTGCAG GTGTTGGCGGTCTGGGACTTTCCCTTTATGCGATGGAAGCCATGTGAAGCACAATAAGGCTACTGGAGACAATGTTGGGCCTCTGCTAGTGAAGAAGCAGTGA
- the LOC113763024 gene encoding uncharacterized protein LOC113763024, whose protein sequence is MCDCCGEGGECHPLGFLLGLPFALISCLLSIVGVVIWIVGICISCICPCCICVTVVIELALGLIKAPFSIMKWFTKQIPC, encoded by the exons ATGTGTGACTGCTGTGGTGAAGGCGGTGAATGTCACCCTCTCGGCTTTCTCCTGGGCCTTCCCTTCGCATTGATTTCTTGCCTCCTCTCAATCGTCGGCGTTGTCATCTGGATTGTCGG AATATGCATAAGTTGCATATGTCCATGCTGCATCTGTGTAACTGTGGTGATAGAGCTGGCGCTTGGGCTGATCAAAGCTCCATTCTCCATCATGAAGTGGTTCACGAAGCAAATCCCTTGTTAG